A region of Streptomyces sp. R44 DNA encodes the following proteins:
- a CDS encoding flavin reductase family protein, whose protein sequence is MTVTPDLQLSTVPTIGAPRQASPDLLRSVFRRHAAGVAVITAHGERPVGFTATSLNSVAAEPPLISFGVGTTSSSWPVVSEAEFIGVHILGEHQQELAATFARSGADRFGEGTRWSIGPEGVPVLDGVLAWLVCRVVARVPAGDHRIVIAQAVAGDPDGAGRPLLYHHGRFNALRD, encoded by the coding sequence ATGACGGTTACGCCGGACCTCCAGCTCAGCACCGTTCCCACGATCGGCGCACCCCGGCAGGCCTCTCCCGATCTGCTCCGCTCCGTCTTCCGCCGGCACGCGGCCGGAGTCGCGGTCATCACCGCGCACGGCGAACGTCCGGTCGGTTTCACCGCCACCTCCCTCAACTCCGTCGCCGCCGAACCCCCGCTGATCTCCTTCGGCGTCGGCACGACCTCCTCCAGCTGGCCCGTGGTCTCCGAGGCCGAGTTCATCGGCGTGCACATACTCGGCGAGCACCAGCAGGAGCTCGCGGCCACCTTCGCGCGCAGCGGCGCCGACCGCTTCGGCGAGGGCACCCGCTGGAGCATCGGCCCCGAGGGCGTCCCCGTGCTCGACGGCGTCCTCGCCTGGCTCGTCTGCCGCGTGGTGGCCCGGGTGCCCGCCGGGGACCACCGGATCGTCATCGCGCAGGCGGTCGCCGGGGATCCGGACGGGGCGGGCCGGCCGCTCCTCTACCACCACGGCCGCTTCAACGCGCTGCGCGACTGA
- a CDS encoding thioredoxin family protein, producing MTEVLGPEALGAALGERATLVQFSTAFCQPCRATRRTLAEVAAMVPGVGHVEIDAEERLDLVRELGIARTPTVLVLDAAGRVVRRAAGQPRRADVIAALGRAV from the coding sequence ATGACCGAGGTCCTGGGGCCGGAGGCGCTCGGCGCCGCACTGGGGGAGCGGGCGACCCTCGTCCAGTTCTCGACGGCCTTCTGCCAGCCCTGCCGGGCCACCCGCCGCACCCTCGCCGAGGTCGCCGCGATGGTGCCGGGCGTGGGGCACGTGGAGATCGACGCCGAGGAGCGCCTCGACCTCGTGCGCGAGCTCGGCATCGCCCGTACCCCCACCGTCCTCGTCCTCGACGCCGCCGGCCGGGTCGTCCGCAGGGCCGCCGGACAGCCGCGCAGGGCGGACGTCATCGCCGCTCTGGGCCGGGCGGTCTGA
- a CDS encoding lysophospholipid acyltransferase family protein: MAELVYRPVIGAALTMFKALDLKIDTQGSEHIPRTGGAVLVSNHISYLDFIFTGLAALPQKRLVRFMAKDSVFKHKISGPLMRGMKHIPVDRAQGEHAYQHALESLRAGEIIGVFPEATISQSFTLKSFKTGAARLAQEAGVPLIPMALWGTQRLWTKGKPRNFKRSHIPVTIRVGEPVEAPADQYAGAITRRLRERVQELLEAAQRAYPVRPKDASDTWWIPAHLGGTAPTPAQVKEAG; encoded by the coding sequence ATGGCAGAACTCGTCTATCGACCGGTCATCGGCGCCGCTCTGACCATGTTCAAGGCGCTCGACCTGAAGATCGACACGCAGGGTTCGGAGCACATCCCGCGGACCGGCGGCGCGGTGCTCGTGAGCAACCACATCAGCTATCTGGACTTCATCTTCACCGGTCTCGCCGCTCTCCCGCAGAAGCGCCTGGTGCGCTTCATGGCGAAGGACTCGGTCTTCAAGCACAAGATCTCCGGGCCGCTGATGCGCGGCATGAAGCACATCCCGGTGGACCGCGCCCAGGGCGAGCACGCCTACCAGCACGCCCTGGAGTCGCTGCGGGCCGGCGAGATCATCGGCGTCTTCCCCGAGGCGACCATCTCGCAGTCCTTCACGCTGAAGAGCTTCAAGACGGGTGCCGCGCGTCTGGCGCAGGAGGCGGGCGTCCCGCTGATCCCGATGGCGCTGTGGGGCACCCAGCGGCTGTGGACGAAGGGCAAGCCGCGGAACTTCAAGCGGAGCCACATCCCGGTGACCATCCGCGTCGGCGAGCCGGTGGAGGCCCCCGCCGACCAGTACGCGGGCGCGATCACCCGGCGACTGCGCGAGCGCGTCCAGGAGCTCCTGGAGGCCGCGCAGCGCGCCTACCCGGTGCGGCCGAAGGACGCGAGCGACACCTGGTGGATCCCCGCGCACCTCGGCGGTACGGCTCCGACGCCGGCCCAGGTCAAGGAAGCCGGCTGA
- a CDS encoding transglutaminase family protein, which yields MELIQQNPDIEAYLAASEAIDHEHPLVREVSDRLADDHPDAYSYAEAAYTFVRDAIPHSMDSGDLRVTWRASDVLEQRNGICYAKSLAYAALLRARGIPAALCYQRLTEDDGSDPVVHGLVAVLLPGERAWARQDVRGNKPGIDARFSLGEERPAWTVRPELGEVDYPELYAEPHPAVLGALKAAPDRPYLDRTLPAAL from the coding sequence ATGGAACTCATCCAGCAGAACCCTGACATCGAGGCGTACCTCGCGGCGAGCGAGGCCATCGATCATGAGCACCCGCTCGTCAGGGAGGTGTCGGACCGCCTCGCAGACGATCACCCCGACGCATACTCATACGCCGAAGCGGCCTATACCTTCGTCCGCGACGCCATCCCGCACTCCATGGACTCCGGCGATCTCCGCGTCACCTGGCGCGCCTCCGACGTCCTGGAGCAGCGCAACGGCATCTGCTACGCCAAGTCCCTCGCCTATGCGGCGCTGCTGCGGGCCCGCGGCATCCCCGCCGCCCTGTGCTACCAGCGGCTCACCGAGGACGACGGCTCCGACCCGGTGGTGCACGGCCTGGTCGCCGTCCTGCTGCCCGGCGAGCGCGCCTGGGCCCGGCAGGACGTGCGGGGGAACAAGCCGGGCATCGACGCCCGGTTCTCGCTGGGGGAGGAGCGGCCCGCCTGGACCGTACGTCCGGAGCTCGGCGAAGTGGACTACCCCGAGCTGTACGCCGAGCCGCATCCGGCCGTCCTGGGCGCGCTGAAGGCCGCCCCGGACCGCCCGTACCTCGACCGGACCCTGCCGGCCGCGCTCTGA
- a CDS encoding low specificity L-threonine aldolase: protein MTAALGPRTDARRHHDPSVRGFASDNYAGAHPEVLAALALANEGHQVAYGEDQYTDHLQRIMHSHFGPTAEAFPVFNGTGANVTALQALTDRWGAVICAETAHINVDEGGAPERMGGLKLLTVPTPDGKLTPELIDRQAWGWEDEHRAMPQVVSITQNTELGTVYTVDEIRAIVEHAHSKGMKVHLDGARIANAAASLDVPMRAFTNAVGVDVISYGGTKNGMLFGEAVVVLNPDAVSHMKHLRKLSMQLASKMRFVSVQLEALLAKDLWLRNARHANAMAQRLAAGVREVDGVEILYPVQANAVFARLPHEVSRRLQERFRFYFWDEAAGDVRWMCAFDTTEDDVDAFLQALKEELAR from the coding sequence GTGACCGCGGCACTCGGCCCCAGGACCGACGCACGTCGTCACCACGACCCGTCGGTCCGGGGCTTCGCCAGCGACAACTACGCCGGCGCCCACCCCGAGGTCCTCGCGGCCCTCGCCCTCGCCAACGAAGGCCACCAGGTCGCCTACGGCGAGGACCAGTACACCGATCACCTCCAGCGGATCATGCACAGCCACTTCGGCCCCACCGCCGAGGCGTTCCCGGTCTTCAACGGGACCGGGGCGAACGTGACCGCCCTCCAGGCGCTCACCGACCGCTGGGGCGCCGTCATCTGCGCCGAGACCGCCCACATCAACGTGGACGAGGGCGGCGCGCCGGAGCGGATGGGCGGCCTCAAGCTGCTCACCGTCCCGACCCCGGACGGCAAGCTCACCCCCGAGCTGATCGACCGGCAGGCCTGGGGCTGGGAGGACGAGCACCGGGCCATGCCCCAGGTCGTCTCGATCACCCAGAACACGGAGCTCGGCACCGTCTACACGGTGGACGAGATCCGCGCGATCGTCGAGCACGCCCACTCCAAGGGCATGAAGGTGCACCTCGACGGGGCCCGCATAGCCAACGCGGCCGCCTCGCTCGACGTACCGATGCGTGCCTTCACCAACGCGGTCGGCGTGGACGTGATCTCGTACGGCGGGACGAAGAACGGCATGCTCTTCGGCGAGGCCGTCGTCGTCCTGAACCCCGACGCGGTCAGCCACATGAAGCACCTGCGCAAGCTGTCCATGCAGCTCGCCTCGAAGATGCGCTTCGTGTCGGTGCAGCTGGAGGCCCTCCTCGCGAAGGACCTGTGGCTGCGCAACGCCCGCCACGCCAACGCGATGGCGCAGCGTCTCGCGGCCGGGGTGCGCGAGGTCGACGGGGTGGAGATCCTCTACCCGGTGCAGGCCAACGCGGTCTTCGCCCGCCTCCCGCACGAGGTGAGCCGCCGCCTGCAGGAACGGTTCCGCTTCTACTTCTGGGACGAGGCCGCCGGCGATGTCCGCTGGATGTGCGCCTTCGACACCACGGAGGACGACGTGGACGCCTTCCTCCAGGCCCTGAAGGAAGAGCTGGCCCGCTAG